One Salinicoccus roseus genomic region harbors:
- a CDS encoding TIGR04104 family putative zinc finger protein: MTRCTNCGTRWTFKEKLRKSFSFDRGMPCPQCGEAQYLTWRYRKKSSVITFLMILLFFLPGFFNASWSIFLAIFTITLAAGLFLQIHTFELTDKDDGDFWNV, translated from the coding sequence ATGACACGATGCACAAATTGCGGCACACGATGGACATTCAAGGAAAAGTTGAGGAAGTCCTTCTCATTTGATAGGGGGATGCCGTGCCCCCAATGCGGGGAAGCGCAGTACCTGACCTGGCGCTACAGGAAGAAAAGCAGCGTGATCACCTTTCTCATGATCCTGCTATTTTTCCTGCCCGGCTTCTTTAATGCGTCCTGGAGTATCTTTCTGGCCATTTTCACCATTACACTCGCTGCCGGACTGTTTTTGCAGATCCACACCTTTGAACTCACCGATAAGGATGATGGGGATTTTTGGAATGTATAG
- the pflB gene encoding formate C-acetyltransferase → MLKEKVQRTDAWEGFRSGRWNRKVDVREFIQLNYTLYEGTDEFLSGPTEATERLWKQVMELSKEERERGGMWDMDTKTVSTITSHDAGYLDEKLETIVGVQTDAPFKRSMQPFGGIRMAKAACEAYGYELDKETESIFTDYRKTHNQGVFDAYSKEMLACRKAGIITGLPDAYGRGRIIGDYRRVALYGIDFLMKEKKDEFDSMTTVMTEDVIRLREEMSEQYRALGELKALGEIYGFDLSRPAQDFREAVQWTYLAYLAAVKEQNGAAMSLGRTSTFLDIYAERDLAAGVATEEEVQEIIDHFIMKLRLVKFARTPDYNELFSGDPTWVTESIGGVGIDGRALVTKNSFRFLHSLDNLGPAPEPNLTVLWSEQLPANFKTYCARMSIKTSSIQYENDDLMRESYGDDYGIACCVSAMRIGKQMQFFGARANLAKTLLYAINGGRDEKSGVQVAPGFSPVTSEVLDYGEVDRKFDEMMEWLAGVYINSLNVIHYMHDKYSYERIEMALHDTDVHRTMATGIAGLSVVADSLSAIKYATVKPIRNAEGIAVDFEVEGDYPKYGNNDARVDDIAIELVERFMTKLRKHRTYRDSEHTMSVLTITSNVVYGKKTGNTPDGRKAGEPFAPGANPMHGRDQKGALASLSSVAKLPYDSCRDGISNTFSIVPKSLSKEERIQELNLVGILDGYAMQHGHHLNINVFNRETLIDAMDHPEEYPQLTIRVSGYAVNFIKLTREQQLDVIARTFHERM, encoded by the coding sequence ATGTTAAAGGAAAAGGTTCAAAGAACAGATGCGTGGGAAGGCTTCAGGTCAGGACGCTGGAACAGGAAAGTGGATGTCAGGGAATTCATCCAGCTGAACTATACATTGTATGAAGGAACGGATGAATTTCTGTCAGGCCCGACGGAGGCGACGGAACGCCTATGGAAGCAGGTGATGGAATTGTCCAAAGAAGAACGTGAACGTGGCGGCATGTGGGATATGGATACGAAGACCGTATCGACGATCACTTCCCATGATGCGGGTTACCTGGATGAGAAGCTGGAAACGATTGTAGGGGTGCAGACGGATGCCCCGTTCAAACGCTCCATGCAGCCATTCGGCGGTATCCGAATGGCGAAGGCGGCATGCGAGGCTTATGGCTATGAGCTCGACAAGGAGACGGAGAGCATATTCACCGACTACCGCAAGACGCATAACCAGGGTGTATTCGATGCCTATTCGAAGGAGATGCTGGCATGCCGCAAGGCGGGCATCATTACAGGACTGCCTGATGCATACGGCCGCGGACGCATCATCGGCGATTACCGGAGAGTGGCGCTTTATGGCATAGATTTCCTCATGAAGGAGAAGAAGGATGAATTCGACAGCATGACGACCGTCATGACGGAAGATGTCATCCGTCTGCGTGAGGAGATGTCGGAACAGTATCGTGCACTGGGTGAATTGAAAGCACTCGGCGAAATATATGGCTTCGACCTCAGCCGTCCGGCACAAGATTTCAGGGAAGCGGTCCAGTGGACATATCTTGCCTATCTTGCAGCGGTCAAAGAACAGAACGGTGCTGCGATGAGTCTGGGCCGTACGTCGACTTTCCTCGACATCTACGCAGAACGCGATCTTGCAGCGGGTGTTGCGACTGAAGAAGAGGTGCAGGAGATCATCGATCACTTCATCATGAAGCTCCGTCTTGTAAAGTTCGCCCGTACACCGGACTATAACGAGCTGTTCTCGGGAGATCCGACATGGGTGACGGAATCCATCGGCGGCGTCGGCATCGACGGCCGGGCACTTGTGACGAAGAACTCATTCCGTTTCCTGCATTCACTCGACAATCTTGGACCGGCACCGGAGCCGAACCTCACAGTACTGTGGTCGGAACAGCTGCCGGCGAACTTCAAGACCTATTGTGCAAGAATGAGCATCAAGACAAGCTCCATCCAATATGAGAATGATGATCTGATGCGGGAGAGCTATGGTGATGACTACGGCATCGCATGCTGTGTGTCCGCAATGAGGATCGGGAAGCAGATGCAGTTCTTCGGCGCCCGTGCGAACCTGGCCAAGACGCTGCTCTACGCGATCAATGGCGGAAGGGATGAAAAATCCGGTGTCCAGGTCGCTCCTGGATTCTCGCCTGTCACTTCTGAAGTGCTTGATTATGGTGAAGTGGATAGGAAATTCGACGAAATGATGGAATGGCTCGCCGGAGTCTACATCAATTCCCTGAATGTCATCCACTACATGCACGATAAGTACAGCTACGAAAGGATTGAGATGGCGCTGCATGATACGGATGTCCACCGTACGATGGCGACAGGCATCGCAGGATTGTCGGTCGTTGCCGATTCACTGTCCGCCATCAAGTACGCTACAGTGAAACCCATCCGCAATGCAGAAGGTATCGCTGTCGATTTTGAAGTTGAAGGCGACTATCCAAAATACGGCAACAATGACGCACGGGTCGACGACATCGCCATCGAACTTGTGGAACGCTTCATGACGAAGCTGAGAAAGCATAGGACATACCGCGACTCGGAGCACACCATGAGTGTCCTCACCATCACTTCAAACGTCGTCTACGGCAAGAAGACCGGCAATACACCGGATGGACGAAAAGCCGGTGAACCTTTTGCACCGGGTGCGAACCCGATGCATGGACGAGATCAGAAAGGGGCGCTCGCTTCCCTCTCATCCGTCGCCAAACTGCCGTACGACAGCTGCAGGGACGGCATCTCAAACACATTCAGCATCGTACCGAAATCCCTCAGCAAGGAAGAGCGGATACAGGAGCTGAATCTGGTCGGCATCCTTGATGGCTACGCCATGCAGCACGGCCACCACCTGAACATTAATGTGTTCAACAGGGAGACGCTGATCGATGCCATGGATCACCCTGAAGAATATCCGCAGCTGACCATCCGGGTATCCGGATATGCCGTGAACTTCATCAAACTGACACGCGAGCAGCAGCTCGATGTCATCGCACGTACATTCCACGAAAGAATGTAG
- the pflA gene encoding pyruvate formate-lyase-activating protein, with protein sequence MIKGNLHSVESLGTLDGPGLRYVLFTQGCVLRCLFCHNPDTWKTRGAARVVTAEEMVEEIRPYIPYFKASGGGVTVSGGEPLLQLPFLTELFKLLKAEGIHTCIDTSAGCANDSETFMEGMEELLKYTDLILLDLKHIDNEKHIRLTKRPNTHILKFAEMLAAHHQPVWIRHVLVPGLTDDAEDLVNLGRFINSLDNVEKFEILPYHQLGVHKWQALGVPYELNDVDPPSDADVEAAYRLVDFKGLTPVTA encoded by the coding sequence ATGATTAAAGGGAATCTTCATTCTGTAGAAAGTCTCGGCACGCTCGACGGACCTGGTCTGCGCTACGTATTGTTTACACAGGGCTGTGTGCTCAGGTGCCTGTTCTGCCACAATCCCGATACTTGGAAGACACGGGGCGCCGCAAGAGTGGTGACGGCAGAAGAGATGGTTGAAGAGATCAGACCCTATATCCCCTACTTCAAAGCTTCAGGCGGGGGCGTTACCGTAAGTGGCGGGGAACCGCTTCTCCAGCTGCCTTTCCTGACCGAACTGTTCAAGTTGCTGAAGGCTGAAGGCATCCATACATGCATCGATACTTCTGCGGGATGCGCAAATGATTCGGAAACTTTCATGGAAGGCATGGAGGAGCTCCTCAAATACACGGACCTCATCCTCCTCGACTTGAAGCATATAGACAATGAAAAGCATATCCGCCTGACGAAGCGGCCGAATACTCATATACTCAAATTTGCAGAAATGCTGGCGGCGCATCATCAGCCTGTCTGGATCAGGCATGTCCTCGTTCCAGGTCTGACGGATGATGCGGAGGATCTCGTCAACCTCGGCAGATTCATCAATTCACTGGATAATGTCGAGAAGTTCGAAATCCTCCCCTATCATCAACTCGGTGTCCACAAATGGCAGGCACTCGGTGTGCCCTATGAATTGAATGATGTAGACCCTCCAAGTGATGCAGATGTCGAGGCGGCCTACCGGCTTGTGGACTTCAAGGGACTGACACCCGTAACAGCATAA
- a CDS encoding NADP-dependent oxidoreductase, giving the protein MKNEQIVLAKRPEGVPGDDVFRFEDIDVREPSNGEVLIKPLYISVDPYMRGRMSDAKSYVAPFELDQPLHGHVVGKIMESKNDAFTEGDHVVGILPWQRYITVTTDNISKIQNSDVPLHLYLSTLGMTGQTAYHGLLKIGQPKEGETVVVSAASGAVGSVVGQIAKIKGARVVGIAGGEEKVTYLTETLGFDAGVDYKADDFAGAFEAAVPDGVDVYFENVGGEVSDVVLQHLNTFARVPVCGTISSYNNREDDIGPRIQSILVKTQALMQGFIVGNYADDFESAGRQLAEWVQEGRIHTEVTVEEGFENIPGAFRNLFEGRNLGKQVVKIEE; this is encoded by the coding sequence ATGAAGAATGAACAGATTGTTCTCGCTAAACGGCCGGAAGGTGTACCCGGTGATGATGTATTCAGGTTCGAAGATATCGATGTGAGGGAGCCATCCAATGGGGAAGTACTGATCAAACCATTGTATATATCCGTCGACCCTTATATGCGGGGGCGCATGTCCGATGCCAAGTCGTATGTTGCCCCCTTCGAGCTCGACCAGCCCCTTCATGGGCATGTGGTCGGTAAAATAATGGAATCGAAGAATGATGCATTCACAGAAGGGGACCACGTCGTCGGCATACTGCCATGGCAACGTTATATCACCGTTACAACAGACAATATATCAAAGATCCAGAACTCTGATGTGCCGCTCCACCTCTACTTGAGTACACTCGGCATGACCGGCCAGACAGCCTATCATGGCCTGTTGAAAATCGGTCAGCCTAAAGAGGGGGAGACGGTCGTTGTTTCCGCCGCTTCCGGTGCTGTTGGTTCAGTTGTTGGACAGATTGCCAAAATAAAAGGTGCAAGGGTCGTCGGCATTGCCGGCGGAGAAGAGAAGGTCACCTATCTGACTGAAACACTCGGTTTCGATGCCGGAGTTGATTATAAGGCGGATGATTTTGCTGGGGCATTTGAAGCTGCAGTACCTGATGGGGTTGACGTCTACTTTGAGAATGTGGGGGGAGAAGTTTCAGATGTCGTGCTCCAGCATCTGAACACATTCGCACGTGTGCCGGTATGTGGTACCATTTCCAGTTACAACAACAGGGAAGATGATATCGGACCGCGCATCCAATCGATCCTCGTCAAGACGCAGGCGTTGATGCAGGGCTTCATCGTCGGCAATTACGCAGATGACTTCGAGTCTGCAGGCAGACAGCTTGCCGAGTGGGTACAGGAAGGCAGGATTCATACAGAAGTAACTGTGGAAGAAGGATTCGAGAATATTCCAGGTGCTTTCAGGAATCTCTTCGAAGGCAGGAATCTGGGTAAACAGGTTGTAAAAATAGAAGAATAG
- the nrdD gene encoding anaerobic ribonucleoside-triphosphate reductase, whose protein sequence is MYTLDKDIVQLLEFDPSIVHENANKDSRTFNTFRDLTAGVVAKSFALERMLPEHVAKAHAEGDIHFHDLDYHPFQPMTNCCLIDIRGMLAKGFQMGNAKVVSPKSIQTATAQIVQIIANVSSSQYGGCTVDRIDEVLSAYAQKNEAHHRAVAQEYVQEDKIEAYVEARVKKDIKDAIQSLEYEINTLYTSNGQTPFVTIGFGLGTDKYSRYIQRAILNTRIEGIGDQKFTAIFPKLVFSIRKGVNFFPEDPNYDIKQLALECSAKRMYPDILNYDRTVELLGDFKAPMGCRSFLPSWQDASGAFINSGRANLGVVTLNVPRIAIESGGDKKAFWEIFHEKMWLMHDALLSRVERLKSVVSDNAPILYKSGAFGIRLEPGEDVMDVFTRERCTLSMGYIGLYEAATVFHGPDWEKNPKAKAFTMDILKEMKQYQFDWTDDYDIFFSVYGTPSESLTDRFCRLDQKRFGDIEHITDKGYYQNSFHYDVRKDITPFEKIDFEKDYPEIASGGFIHYCEYPKMTHNLKALEAVWDYSYDRVGYLGTNTPIDHCYECHYDGDFETTENGFRCPNCGNQDPETVDVVKRTCGYLGNPVNRPTIEGRHKEIKARVKHMSDS, encoded by the coding sequence ATGTATACATTGGATAAAGATATTGTACAGCTGCTGGAATTCGATCCATCGATTGTGCATGAGAACGCAAACAAGGACAGCAGGACGTTCAACACGTTCAGGGACCTCACCGCCGGAGTTGTGGCCAAATCATTTGCACTGGAGCGGATGCTGCCGGAACATGTCGCAAAAGCACACGCTGAAGGCGATATACATTTTCATGACCTTGACTATCACCCCTTCCAGCCGATGACAAACTGCTGCCTGATCGATATCCGTGGAATGCTCGCGAAGGGTTTCCAGATGGGCAATGCGAAAGTGGTCTCCCCGAAATCGATACAGACGGCAACAGCACAGATTGTGCAGATCATCGCGAATGTTTCCAGCAGCCAATATGGGGGGTGTACGGTCGATCGCATTGATGAGGTATTGAGCGCATATGCACAGAAGAACGAAGCGCATCATCGTGCTGTAGCGCAGGAATACGTGCAGGAGGACAAGATTGAAGCATATGTGGAAGCGCGTGTGAAGAAGGACATAAAAGATGCCATACAAAGTCTTGAGTATGAGATCAATACCCTCTACACGTCAAATGGGCAGACGCCTTTCGTCACAATCGGTTTCGGCCTTGGTACCGACAAATACAGCAGGTATATCCAGCGTGCGATACTCAATACGCGTATCGAAGGCATCGGTGATCAGAAGTTCACAGCGATCTTCCCGAAATTGGTCTTCTCCATCCGGAAGGGTGTCAACTTCTTTCCGGAGGATCCGAATTACGACATCAAACAGCTGGCCCTGGAATGCTCTGCGAAACGGATGTATCCGGATATCCTGAACTATGACAGGACTGTGGAGCTGCTCGGTGATTTCAAGGCACCGATGGGCTGCCGTTCATTCCTCCCGAGCTGGCAGGATGCGTCCGGCGCCTTCATCAACAGTGGACGCGCAAACCTGGGTGTCGTCACGCTCAATGTACCGCGGATAGCAATCGAATCAGGGGGAGACAAGAAAGCTTTCTGGGAGATTTTCCATGAGAAGATGTGGCTGATGCATGATGCACTTCTGAGCAGGGTCGAACGCCTCAAATCGGTAGTCAGCGACAACGCCCCGATCCTCTATAAGAGCGGCGCCTTCGGTATCCGGCTTGAACCCGGCGAAGATGTGATGGATGTGTTCACCAGGGAGCGCTGCACGCTGTCCATGGGCTACATCGGCCTTTACGAAGCGGCGACGGTATTCCATGGTCCGGATTGGGAAAAGAATCCCAAGGCCAAGGCGTTCACTATGGATATCCTGAAGGAGATGAAGCAGTATCAGTTCGATTGGACTGACGACTATGACATATTCTTCAGCGTGTATGGCACACCCAGCGAGTCGCTGACCGACCGCTTCTGCCGCCTGGACCAGAAAAGATTCGGTGATATCGAGCATATAACGGACAAGGGGTATTATCAGAACTCATTCCACTATGATGTCAGAAAGGACATCACTCCGTTTGAAAAGATCGATTTCGAAAAGGACTACCCTGAAATTGCGAGTGGCGGCTTCATCCACTACTGCGAGTATCCGAAGATGACACATAATCTCAAAGCGCTGGAGGCGGTATGGGATTATTCCTACGACAGAGTGGGTTACCTCGGGACCAATACACCGATTGACCACTGCTATGAATGCCACTATGACGGTGACTTCGAAACGACGGAAAATGGGTTCAGATGTCCGAACTGCGGCAACCAGGATCCTGAAACCGTGGATGTCGTCAAACGCACATGCGGCTATCTCGGCAATCCTGTAAACCGACCGACGATTGAGGGGCGGCACAAGGAAATCAAGGCCCGCGTCAAGCATATGAGTGATTCATGA
- the nrdG gene encoding anaerobic ribonucleoside-triphosphate reductase activating protein, with amino-acid sequence MQALQIYEGQYHIAKVEPRSFVDGEGVRCSIYLSGCPFKCPGCYNLHAQKFTYGELCTDGAIEDILSYCEADYIEGLSILGGEPFCNMALATEIISRFRARFARTKSIWVWSGFMFEYLVNDTRRHLILKEVDVLVDGPFVDRLYRPNIPFRGSLNQRVIDVPRSLESGTVIDYM; translated from the coding sequence ATGCAGGCCTTGCAGATCTATGAAGGACAATATCATATTGCCAAAGTGGAACCACGCAGCTTCGTCGATGGTGAGGGGGTGCGATGCAGCATTTACCTTTCAGGCTGCCCCTTTAAATGCCCCGGATGCTATAATCTGCACGCCCAGAAGTTCACGTATGGAGAACTGTGTACGGACGGCGCCATTGAAGACATCCTTTCATACTGCGAAGCGGACTATATCGAAGGGCTCAGCATCCTGGGCGGCGAGCCCTTCTGCAATATGGCACTTGCGACTGAAATCATCAGCCGGTTCCGTGCCCGTTTCGCGAGGACGAAGTCCATCTGGGTATGGAGCGGTTTCATGTTCGAATATCTGGTGAATGACACCAGACGGCATCTGATACTTAAAGAGGTGGATGTACTGGTCGACGGCCCTTTCGTAGACCGGCTCTACCGGCCGAACATCCCTTTTCGCGGGTCGCTCAATCAAAGGGTCATCGATGTCCCCCGCTCTTTGGAAAGTGGGACAGTGATTGATTATATGTAA
- a CDS encoding recombinase family protein, with the protein MNYGYARPVELIDSMDAQEQKLAEHADQLYLEDHNNNKKRTQLDALLSSMKAGDTLYVTDLFILADSTKQLVDLVNEAVDKKASIIILNKNLTIDTKTPLTFSTSLNLISEFQSDIVKFRTRLGMSEASSKGKQLGRPKRSDENIKKAIEMYMSKEYTLDEIKKETNISRATLYRHLDL; encoded by the coding sequence ATGAACTATGGATATGCACGGCCAGTGGAACTCATCGACTCCATGGACGCGCAGGAGCAGAAGCTGGCAGAACATGCCGACCAACTGTACCTAGAAGACCACAATAATAATAAAAAACGGACACAGCTCGATGCTCTGCTGTCGTCAATGAAGGCCGGAGACACCCTTTATGTGACAGATCTTTTCATATTGGCGGATTCCACAAAACAGCTTGTCGACCTGGTCAATGAAGCGGTGGATAAAAAGGCCAGTATCATTATACTGAACAAGAACCTCACCATCGATACGAAAACGCCACTCACTTTCAGCACATCGCTCAATCTCATTTCCGAATTCCAGAGTGACATCGTCAAGTTCAGAACCCGTCTCGGTATGAGTGAAGCCTCATCCAAAGGCAAGCAGCTCGGCCGCCCGAAACGCAGCGATGAAAACATCAAAAAAGCGATAGAGATGTACATGTCAAAAGAATATACGCTTGATGAAATCAAAAAAGAGACGAATATCAGCCGGGCGACACTCTACCGCCACCTCGACCTGTAG
- a CDS encoding aldo/keto reductase: protein MTQHVELGKSGIKVYPIALGANAVGGHNLYKNLDEEKGRHVVRDAIDAGVNLIDTAYMYGPKRSEELIGEVLKEYRRGDVVVATKAAHRVDEDGNTILDNSPEFLKQAVNEALERLQTDYIDLFYIHYPDEETPKDEAIQALAELKEAGKIRAIGVSNFSFEQLKEADKDGHVDVYQGQYNLLDRSAEEDLLKYTAEHQITFIPYFPLAAGLLAGKYDENTKFEDLRANLPFYKEDQFRENLKKVDQLKGIAAEKGEEVAHIVLAFYLTRPSVDVLIPGAKNGEQIRSNAKAAEVELTQSEIEKIDRIFS, encoded by the coding sequence ATGACACAGCATGTTGAACTTGGAAAGTCCGGAATCAAAGTGTACCCGATTGCGCTTGGTGCCAATGCAGTCGGTGGGCACAACCTGTATAAGAACCTCGATGAAGAGAAAGGCCGCCATGTGGTGAGGGATGCCATCGATGCCGGTGTCAATCTGATTGATACAGCCTATATGTATGGGCCGAAACGTTCCGAGGAGCTGATTGGCGAGGTATTGAAGGAATACAGGCGCGGAGATGTCGTGGTTGCGACAAAGGCCGCCCATCGGGTGGATGAAGATGGCAATACGATCCTCGACAATTCTCCCGAGTTCCTCAAGCAGGCGGTGAATGAAGCACTAGAGCGTCTGCAGACGGACTATATCGATCTCTTCTATATCCATTATCCGGATGAGGAGACGCCAAAGGATGAAGCAATCCAGGCCCTTGCGGAATTGAAGGAAGCGGGCAAGATCCGCGCCATCGGTGTATCCAACTTCTCCTTTGAACAGCTGAAGGAAGCTGATAAGGACGGTCATGTGGATGTCTATCAGGGCCAGTACAACCTGCTCGACCGTTCCGCTGAGGAAGATCTGCTGAAATATACGGCAGAGCATCAGATTACCTTCATTCCGTACTTCCCGCTGGCTGCAGGGCTCCTCGCAGGCAAATATGACGAGAATACGAAGTTCGAGGATCTCCGGGCGAACCTGCCTTTCTATAAGGAAGACCAGTTCAGGGAAAACTTGAAGAAAGTCGATCAGCTCAAGGGAATTGCGGCTGAAAAAGGGGAAGAAGTCGCCCATATCGTCCTGGCCTTCTATTTGACCCGGCCTTCTGTCGATGTCCTCATCCCGGGGGCCAAGAATGGTGAACAGATCAGGTCAAACGCCAAAGCTGCGGAAGTCGAACTGACACAGTCGGAGATCGAGAAGATAGACAGGATATTCTCCTGA
- a CDS encoding class I SAM-dependent methyltransferase, with translation MNHWDEKFDDAEYIYGKEANEWVKSVFDRRGHGKVAMLAEGEGRNGVYMAKLGYDVTAYDYSRVGLDKTRRLAQEAGVAVGTSLVDITEPYALPRGEYDISINVFGHVPTDGKEEMIRNMVQTVKPGGDIVFELYSKRQIEFQTGGPKDIHMLYDVGDLKQELEKHGVEVLSLKEAIVLRNEGRMHQGKSAVIQGHIKKE, from the coding sequence ATGAATCATTGGGATGAGAAGTTCGACGATGCGGAATACATCTATGGGAAGGAAGCGAATGAATGGGTAAAGTCGGTGTTTGATAGAAGAGGTCACGGAAAAGTTGCCATGCTCGCCGAAGGTGAGGGACGTAATGGTGTATATATGGCGAAACTTGGATATGATGTCACTGCCTATGACTACTCACGGGTGGGTCTAGATAAAACCCGGAGATTGGCACAGGAGGCGGGAGTGGCTGTTGGCACAAGTCTTGTGGATATTACGGAACCTTATGCACTTCCACGCGGTGAGTATGATATCAGCATCAATGTATTCGGGCACGTTCCAACGGACGGAAAAGAGGAAATGATCAGAAACATGGTACAGACGGTAAAGCCGGGTGGAGACATCGTTTTTGAACTGTATTCAAAGAGGCAGATAGAGTTCCAGACAGGTGGGCCAAAGGACATCCATATGCTTTATGATGTGGGAGATCTGAAGCAGGAGCTTGAAAAGCACGGTGTGGAGGTCCTGTCACTCAAGGAAGCGATTGTCCTTCGCAATGAAGGAAGGATGCATCAGGGGAAGAGTGCAGTGATTCAGGGGCATATAAAAAAAGAATAG
- a CDS encoding universal stress protein, protein MYKSILLAADGSENSFRAAQEIRKFYNEGATVTILNVIGYSDSKSDVLHGSNSKSLERERLEKISDITNFFEENGINYETAFEHGEPKEAVVKVANSGDYDVVLLGTRGLNSLQEMVLGSVSHKVAKRANIPVMIVK, encoded by the coding sequence ATGTACAAATCAATATTACTCGCTGCAGATGGCTCCGAGAACAGCTTCAGGGCAGCACAGGAAATCAGGAAGTTCTACAATGAAGGGGCAACAGTCACGATCTTGAATGTAATCGGATATTCGGATTCCAAATCTGATGTGCTGCACGGCTCCAACAGCAAGAGCCTGGAGCGTGAGCGTCTGGAGAAAATTTCGGATATAACAAACTTTTTCGAAGAAAACGGCATCAATTATGAGACGGCATTCGAACATGGAGAACCGAAGGAAGCAGTAGTGAAAGTCGCAAACTCCGGGGATTACGATGTAGTCCTACTTGGCACAAGAGGACTGAACAGTCTCCAGGAGATGGTGCTTGGAAGCGTCAGCCACAAAGTGGCAAAACGTGCGAATATTCCTGTTATGATTGTAAAATAG
- a CDS encoding SulP family inorganic anion transporter, which yields MIETFKKEWLTDPKTNILAGIVVALALIPEAIAFSIIAGVDPMVGLYASFIIAVSISILGGRPAMISAATGAIALLVTPLVREYGVEYLLAATLLMGLIQLILGILKIGKLMKFIPKSVMLGFVNALAIMIFMSQIEHIFGISISTYLYVGVTLLIVYVVPRFFTAVPAPLIAIVVLTALYLYMGADVRTVGDLGAIERSLPSFIIPDVPYTLETLRIILPFSISMAIVGLVESLLTAKIVDDATDSYSSKNRESRGQGISNIIAGFFGGMGGCAMIGQSIINVRSGATTRLSTFTAGMVLIFLIIVLGDLVVQVPMPILAGIMVMVSIGTFDWGSFKYMTRAPRTDVVVMVVTVSIVLMTHNLAIGVVAGVILSALFFATKISNVEVEKTESGNEVNYRIDGQVFFASVDTMMNQIDLDDEHRMIELDFTNAHIWDDSGVDAIDTMITKMRRKDNQVYIRNLNKDSRKIINELSMINKEELV from the coding sequence ATGATAGAGACTTTTAAGAAAGAATGGCTCACTGATCCAAAAACGAATATTCTGGCCGGTATTGTAGTGGCGCTTGCCCTCATTCCTGAAGCGATCGCCTTCTCGATCATTGCCGGGGTCGATCCGATGGTCGGACTGTATGCTTCATTCATCATCGCAGTATCCATCTCGATCCTGGGTGGCCGCCCAGCCATGATATCTGCTGCAACAGGTGCAATCGCCCTGCTGGTTACTCCCCTCGTCAGAGAATACGGGGTCGAGTATCTGTTGGCGGCAACTTTGCTCATGGGCCTGATCCAGTTGATCCTCGGAATACTTAAGATTGGAAAACTGATGAAGTTCATACCGAAATCGGTGATGCTCGGCTTCGTCAATGCACTGGCCATCATGATCTTCATGTCACAGATCGAACACATCTTTGGGATTTCAATTTCCACTTACCTCTATGTAGGCGTGACACTGCTCATCGTCTATGTTGTCCCGCGTTTCTTTACAGCGGTACCGGCACCACTCATCGCCATTGTCGTGCTGACGGCGCTATATCTGTACATGGGTGCCGATGTCAGGACTGTAGGAGACCTTGGGGCCATCGAGCGTTCACTCCCAAGTTTCATCATTCCAGATGTTCCGTACACATTGGAAACACTCCGGATCATCCTGCCATTCTCGATTTCAATGGCAATCGTTGGTCTGGTGGAAAGTCTGCTTACCGCGAAGATCGTCGATGATGCCACAGACTCCTACAGCAGCAAGAACCGTGAATCCCGTGGTCAGGGCATATCCAACATCATCGCCGGCTTCTTCGGCGGCATGGGAGGATGTGCAATGATCGGCCAGTCCATCATCAACGTAAGGTCTGGTGCAACGACACGTTTGTCCACCTTTACTGCGGGGATGGTGCTGATCTTCCTCATCATCGTCCTTGGCGACCTCGTCGTTCAGGTGCCGATGCCGATTCTGGCAGGCATCATGGTCATGGTGTCGATTGGAACGTTCGATTGGGGTTCATTCAAGTATATGACGAGAGCCCCGAGGACGGATGTCGTCGTCATGGTCGTGACCGTTTCAATCGTGCTGATGACACACAACCTGGCCATCGGTGTGGTCGCCGGGGTCATACTCAGTGCCCTCTTCTTTGCGACGAAGATTTCCAATGTTGAAGTGGAGAAGACTGAGTCGGGGAATGAAGTGAACTACCGCATCGATGGTCAGGTCTTCTTCGCCTCTGTAGACACGATGATGAACCAGATCGATCTCGATGATGAGCACAGGATGATTGAACTCGATTTTACAAATGCACATATCTGGGATGACTCTGGTGTCGATGCGATCGATACGATGATCACCAAAATGAGGCGGAAGGATAATCAGGTATACATTAGAAACTTGAATAAGGACAGCCGTAAAATCATCAACGAACTCAGTATGATTAATAAAGAAGAACTGGTATAG